CCGCCAGGATGCCCTCCGCCGAAAGCTGCTGGACGCGGCGACCGTATCCCTCCCGGGCGACCTTCCACTCCTCTGGGGTGTAGTTCTCGAAGCCGTAGCCCACGGTGCCCGACCGGAACTGGTCGACGTTGTGCTTGAGGAGGGCCTTGGCCCAGGAGCGCATCGTCATCCGCGGATAGCGGAGCAGGAAGTCCGCGGTGTAGGGGCGCCAGCCGCAGACGAAGACGAACTCGCCGTCCGACATGCGGTAGATGGGGAGGAAGCCCGACCGCATGGAGAGCCTGGCCTCGAAGTCGCCCAGCCACTCCGCCGCGCGGCGGGGCCTGATGGTGGCCTGCCGAACCTCGCCGACGGGAACGCTACCGCTGAACTCGGGGAGCGCCAGGTCCACCCAGCTGGTCAGGCGACCTCTGGTTGATTGGGGGGTCATAACGTCCTCACGTGCCCGTTGTCCCGAGGCCTGTGACCGGTGCCACGTCGCCCGAGCGGCCCGGCAAGGCGCGCAACCGAGCGGCCAAAGGCCGGACCGCCACCGCGGCCATCGCCGTGAAGATGAGGCTGAAGACGTTTTGTGGATTGAAGACCACCAAGCTCTGAGTACTGGCGAACATTGCGTTGAGGGCCAGGATGGCAACGACGTGCGGAAAGAGCCCTTGCCCCAGCCACCGCACGCTCAACCAGTGCCCGAGGGCCACCAGGAAGCCGAGAGCGATGGGCATCCCGGCTCGGCCGAAATCCAGGATCAGGTAGGCCATCGCCGTCGGAGGGACGCACCAGGTCCACCCGAACTCAGGTTCCTCGGGCATGTCCTCCGTCCGCCAGCGTTCGAATTGGGCTGCAGTCGCTCCAAAGGGCAGCCCCGATGCCATCGCCTTCCTCGAGAAGTAGTCCAGAGTAGCTTCACCCTTGGCGGGACCGATCTGCTCAGCCGCTCGACCGATCGTCCCGAGCGCGGTGAGGGAGCCGCCAATGTAGTTCACGGCCATGAGCCGCTGCTCCATGTCCCAGTTGGCGACGGTGAGGGACTCCGCCTGGTCACGGTTGAGGTCCCTATTTCGAACAGTCCCGATCACCGTGAAGAACCACAGCCCGATCGCCACCATCACCACCACGGGCAGGTATGACCGCAGGCCGCCGCCACGCCTGGTCGAGCACTGCCTGCTGAGGAAGTGCGAGAGCCCATAGATGAGCTGGGGTGCCAGGGTCCAGCCCCGCCCACCAAGCGCAAGCCCGGGAAGGACCAGTGAGAGCCAGATCGAAGCCAGGCGCTTGGGCCTAACCCCGTATTCCGCGTCGGCAGTGCCCGCGAGCATGGCCAGAAAGCCAGCGACAAGTTGTAGGTAGCTGCTGAGTCGGAAGAGCCAGCCAGGGTCCTTCTCGCTGAGAACGGCCACCCGCAACTCCAGGATTCGGAAGAAGTCGAAATCTACGCTCCCCCAGCGGTCGAAGAAGTGGACCGCTCCCAGAGTCGCCATGGCGACCACCACGAGCTTCGTAGAGCGGCTAACGATGAGTTCGCAGAGCGCGGAAAAGGCAACCCAGCGGCGGGTTTTCTGCGCCGAGGCCCGCGTATCTCCGGCCACGAAGATGCCTATCAGGCTGCCCGCCATGGCGCCCAGGAAGCCCTCCTGCGCGTACTCGAGCGCAATGTCCGGTGGCGACTGCATGTTGCCGTAGGTCACCGACACCCATGCCGCCGCAAGCAGCATCGTCCAAGAAGCCCAGAACACCGGTGCCCCGCTGACAAGGCTTCCGTTCATCCGACGGCCAAGCACGGCGGTCAATCCGAGGAACGCAAGCACTTGGATAAGGAGAACAATCATAGGCGAGCTGGCTCGGCAGCGGGGTGGCCATACCGAACATCTGATAGACGGCTCCTACGCCTTGCTGGTTTCGGGCTTGGCACCCCGCCCCTTGTCTTCGCCGTAGTAGTACCCGTACCTGTAGTAGTAGGAGTACTGCCCGTACCGCTGGTCCTCGAGGTCCAGGTCGTTCAGCACGGCGCCGAACAACGGCGCCTTGACGTCCCGGAGTTGCCGAACGGCCTGGCGCGCCACCTCGCGCGAGGTCTTGCTGGCCTTCAGGACCAGCAGGGTCCCGTCGACGTGGGTGCCGATGACCACCGCGTCTGCCACCACGCCCACCGGCGGCGAGTCGATGATGACCCGGTCGAACGCACCGGCCATCTCGGTCACCAGCTTCTGGAAGGCCGCCGTATGGAGCAACTCGGCTGGGTTGGGTGGCACGGGCCCGCACGGGAGGACGAAGAGGTTCTCGATTCCGGTGGGCTTGGCCAACTCGAGGAGGCGGCCCTCGCCCAGGATCAGCGAGGACAGGCCGGCCTGGTTGCCGACGCCGAAGATCCGGTGGATGCGGGGGCGCCGCATGTCGGCGTCCACCAGCAGGACACGGTTCCCACTGCCGGCCATGGTGATGGCCAGCGAGGTGGCGGTGGTCGTCTTGCCTTCCTGCGGCCCGGAGGAGGTCACCAGGATGGTTCGGAGCGGCTTCTCCGGTGACATGAAGAGCAGGTTGGTCCGCACCGCCCGGAGGCACTCGGCCGCGGCCGACTTCGGCTGGGTGTGCACGAACAGATCCTGCGGCGTGCCGTCCCTGGAGCGGGCGATGGTCGGCACGATTCCGAGGAAGGTCAGCCCGAGGTTCTCCTCGATCTGCGCCTGGCTGGTGATGGTGCGGTCGGCGTAGTCCGCCACGAAGGCCAGGGCCAGCCCGCCGAGGAGGCCAAGGAAGACCGCGAGCACGACGTTCTGCGTGACGTTTGGCCGGATGGGTCGGTTGGTGGCCCGCGCCCGGTCCAGGACGCGCACGTTGGACACCTGCAGCATCCCCGAGACCCCAGTGTCCTTGAGGCGCTTCAGCACCAGCTCGTAGAGCCGGGCGTTGTTGTCGTAGGTACGCTTCAGTTCCAGGTAGTCGCGCTCGTACTGGTTGAGGCCGAAGGCATCCGTCTTGGTCTCGTTGAGGAGCACCTGGAGGTTGCGCTCGGTCTTGACGACCTCTTGGTACTCCCGCCTGGCCGAGTCGAGGCTCAGCTTGATCTCATCCTTGAGCCCCTGCCGGGCCAGCTGCACCTTCTTGTCGCAGGCCTGGGTCTTGGGGTGCTCCTCCAGGTACTTGACCCGGAGATCGGCGCACTCCGACGTGGCCTCGAGGAAGCGGATCTTGAGCTGCTGGATGGCCGGGCTCGACGCCACCGGCTGCAGCGCCTCGATCTCGCCTTCCCCCTTCTCCACCGCTGCCCCAGCCGCTTCGATGGCGTCGTTTCGAGCCTGGAGCTCGGCCT
The genomic region above belongs to Anaeromyxobacter sp. and contains:
- a CDS encoding polysaccharide biosynthesis tyrosine autokinase encodes the protein MTDTRNYQPEPSTQVGERRDAFDLHAYWRTIVRRRWLVLPFFVATVLVTAIVTLRQTKIFDATCTIIIDLSAPKVLDKESVQDVMEAGTGGYWYSREYYETQYRVLTSRAVGQRVVDKLQLATNLAFLAVDEIKDPAAQEQARLRKDPVTILLRNLKVEPVKDSRVVRIRYEAADPQFAALAANTVADSYIAESLSVRTVTTQNASEWLEQQLADLEKKLDQSGMALFEFKKSHDIVATSWEDRQSMVSQRLTAFNDALTKARVRKAELQARNDAIEAAGAAVEKGEGEIEALQPVASSPAIQQLKIRFLEATSECADLRVKYLEEHPKTQACDKKVQLARQGLKDEIKLSLDSARREYQEVVKTERNLQVLLNETKTDAFGLNQYERDYLELKRTYDNNARLYELVLKRLKDTGVSGMLQVSNVRVLDRARATNRPIRPNVTQNVVLAVFLGLLGGLALAFVADYADRTITSQAQIEENLGLTFLGIVPTIARSRDGTPQDLFVHTQPKSAAAECLRAVRTNLLFMSPEKPLRTILVTSSGPQEGKTTTATSLAITMAGSGNRVLLVDADMRRPRIHRIFGVGNQAGLSSLILGEGRLLELAKPTGIENLFVLPCGPVPPNPAELLHTAAFQKLVTEMAGAFDRVIIDSPPVGVVADAVVIGTHVDGTLLVLKASKTSREVARQAVRQLRDVKAPLFGAVLNDLDLEDQRYGQYSYYYRYGYYYGEDKGRGAKPETSKA